A genomic segment from Mustela lutreola isolate mMusLut2 chromosome 15, mMusLut2.pri, whole genome shotgun sequence encodes:
- the GJC1 gene encoding gap junction gamma-1 protein isoform X2, whose product MSWSFLTRLLEEIHNHSTFVGKIWLTVLIVFRIVLTAVGGESIYYDEQSKFVCNTEQPGCENVCYDAFAPLSHVRFWVFQIILVATPSVMYLGYAIHKIAKMEHGEADKKAARSKPYAMRWKQHRALEETEEDHEEDPMMYPEMELESEKENKEQNQPKPKHDGRRRIREDGLMKIYVLQLLARTVFEVGFLIGQYFLYGFQVHPFYVCSRLPCPHKIDCFISRPTEKTIFLLIMYGVTGLCLLLNIWEMLHLGFGTIRDSLNSKRRELEDPGAYNYPFTWNTPSAPPGYNIAVKPDQIQYTELSNAKIAYKQNKANIAQEQQYGSHEENLPADLETLQREIRMAQERLDLAIQAYSHQNNPHGPREKKAKAGSKAGSNKSSASSKSGDGKTSVWI is encoded by the coding sequence ATGAGCTGGAGCTTCCTGACACGCCTGCTAGAGGAGATCCACAACCATTCGACATTTGTAGGGAAGATCTGGCTCACTGTACTGATTGTCTTCCGGATTGTCCTTACGGCTGTAGGAGGGGAGTCCATCTATTATGATGAGCAAAGCAAATTTGTATGTAACACAGAGCAGCCAGGCTGCGAGAACGTCTGCTATGATGCCTTCGCACCCCTCTCCCATGTGCGCTTCTGGGTATTCCAGATCATCCTGGTGGCAACCCCATCTGTGATGTACCTGGGCTACGCCATCCACAAGATCGCCAAGATGGAGCACGGAGAAGCAGACAAGAAGGCGGCTCGGAGCAAACCCTATGCCATGCGTTGGAAACAGCACAGGGCTCTGGAGGAAACAGAAGAGGACCATGAAGAGGATCCCATGATGTATCCGGAAATGGAATTggagagtgaaaaagaaaataaggagcaGAACCAACCTAAACCCAAGCATGATGGCCGACGGCGGATTcgggaagatggacttatgaaaaTCTACGTGCTGCAGTTGCTGGCAAGGACCGTGTTTGAGGTGGGTTTTCTGATAGGGCAGTATTTCCTGTATGGCTTCCAAGTCCACCCATTTTATGTGTGCAGCAGACTTCCTTGTCCTCATAAAATCGACTGCTTTATATCTAGGCCCACTGAAAAGACCATCTTCCTTCTAATAATGTATGGTGTTACAGGCCTTTGCCTATTGCTTAACATTTGGGAAATGCTTCATTTAGGGTTTGGGACAATTCGAGACTCGCTAAACAGTAAAAGGAGGGAACTGGAAGATCCGGGTGCTTATAATTACCCTTTCACTTGGAATACTCCATCTGCTCCCCCTGGCTATAACATTGCCGTCAAACCAGATCAGATACAGTACACCGAACTGTCCAACGCTAAGATCGCCTACAAGCAAAACAAGGCCAACATCGCCCAGGAACAACAGTATGGCAGCCATGAGGAGAACCTCCCAGCCGACCTGGAGACTCTGCAGCGGGAGATCAGAATGGCCCAGGAACGCTTGGATCTCGCAATCCAGGCCTACAGTCACCAAAACAACCCCCATGGACCCcgagaaaaaaaagccaaagcagGGTCCAAAGCTGGGTCCAACAAGAGCAGTGCTAGTAGCAAATCAGGGGATGGGAAGACCTCCGTCTGGATTTAA
- the GJC1 gene encoding gap junction gamma-1 protein isoform X1, with protein MRRRPAGRAEARRRRRLRGNTPPGQSSSVTMSWSFLTRLLEEIHNHSTFVGKIWLTVLIVFRIVLTAVGGESIYYDEQSKFVCNTEQPGCENVCYDAFAPLSHVRFWVFQIILVATPSVMYLGYAIHKIAKMEHGEADKKAARSKPYAMRWKQHRALEETEEDHEEDPMMYPEMELESEKENKEQNQPKPKHDGRRRIREDGLMKIYVLQLLARTVFEVGFLIGQYFLYGFQVHPFYVCSRLPCPHKIDCFISRPTEKTIFLLIMYGVTGLCLLLNIWEMLHLGFGTIRDSLNSKRRELEDPGAYNYPFTWNTPSAPPGYNIAVKPDQIQYTELSNAKIAYKQNKANIAQEQQYGSHEENLPADLETLQREIRMAQERLDLAIQAYSHQNNPHGPREKKAKAGSKAGSNKSSASSKSGDGKTSVWI; from the coding sequence GGCAAAGCAGTTCGGTCACCATGAGCTGGAGCTTCCTGACACGCCTGCTAGAGGAGATCCACAACCATTCGACATTTGTAGGGAAGATCTGGCTCACTGTACTGATTGTCTTCCGGATTGTCCTTACGGCTGTAGGAGGGGAGTCCATCTATTATGATGAGCAAAGCAAATTTGTATGTAACACAGAGCAGCCAGGCTGCGAGAACGTCTGCTATGATGCCTTCGCACCCCTCTCCCATGTGCGCTTCTGGGTATTCCAGATCATCCTGGTGGCAACCCCATCTGTGATGTACCTGGGCTACGCCATCCACAAGATCGCCAAGATGGAGCACGGAGAAGCAGACAAGAAGGCGGCTCGGAGCAAACCCTATGCCATGCGTTGGAAACAGCACAGGGCTCTGGAGGAAACAGAAGAGGACCATGAAGAGGATCCCATGATGTATCCGGAAATGGAATTggagagtgaaaaagaaaataaggagcaGAACCAACCTAAACCCAAGCATGATGGCCGACGGCGGATTcgggaagatggacttatgaaaaTCTACGTGCTGCAGTTGCTGGCAAGGACCGTGTTTGAGGTGGGTTTTCTGATAGGGCAGTATTTCCTGTATGGCTTCCAAGTCCACCCATTTTATGTGTGCAGCAGACTTCCTTGTCCTCATAAAATCGACTGCTTTATATCTAGGCCCACTGAAAAGACCATCTTCCTTCTAATAATGTATGGTGTTACAGGCCTTTGCCTATTGCTTAACATTTGGGAAATGCTTCATTTAGGGTTTGGGACAATTCGAGACTCGCTAAACAGTAAAAGGAGGGAACTGGAAGATCCGGGTGCTTATAATTACCCTTTCACTTGGAATACTCCATCTGCTCCCCCTGGCTATAACATTGCCGTCAAACCAGATCAGATACAGTACACCGAACTGTCCAACGCTAAGATCGCCTACAAGCAAAACAAGGCCAACATCGCCCAGGAACAACAGTATGGCAGCCATGAGGAGAACCTCCCAGCCGACCTGGAGACTCTGCAGCGGGAGATCAGAATGGCCCAGGAACGCTTGGATCTCGCAATCCAGGCCTACAGTCACCAAAACAACCCCCATGGACCCcgagaaaaaaaagccaaagcagGGTCCAAAGCTGGGTCCAACAAGAGCAGTGCTAGTAGCAAATCAGGGGATGGGAAGACCTCCGTCTGGATTTAA